The Zalophus californianus isolate mZalCal1 chromosome 6, mZalCal1.pri.v2, whole genome shotgun sequence DNA window ATGCAgattttttacagtactgtattattaatgtcttttgcttatgattttttctttttgagagactGTGGGAGTGGCGGGGGCAGGGAcagtgaggggtggagggagagagaatctcaagcagactccccaccgagcacggagctccacatggggcttgatcccacaacccatgagatcatgacctgagccgaagtaaGTCTgagtttaaccgactgagccacccaggcgccccacgtggATGGTGTTTATTAACAATTAATAGaaactttgtatttctgtagagATAGTAAAAGAATCATTATTATCACAGGTCAAAGTTACATTAAAATAGTTAAGTACTTGTAGGAAGAGCTCTCTTGGTTTCCCTTAAAGCCCTATAGGAACGAGGCTTTAACAAGTAACCTTGCAAGGTAATAGAGCAAGCTGTCTTAAAACTGGAGATTTAGATAGAGGGGGACTTTGGAGCCTATAGCCAGCATTAAAAAATCTAATTCTGTAAACTGTAGTGTTCTTTGTTGCCATTAATGACCTAGGGGATTGTGGAGAGGGGGATATAATTACATACTCcattagaaatttataaaataaaaacaatttcaggtaagttttgtttcatttattttcataaactgTTCTTGTTTTAATTACCTAACTTTTTAGCTAgcctaaaaatatttgttcagagACTGAcagactttttcttaatttttaaatcaggtgACTAATAAACATACCAATAGAATATGGCTGCACAAATACCAGAATCTGATCAGATAAAACAGGTAAGGtattacaaataacaaaaaagaattttgtaaaaaatttaaGGCTAACTGGGTGCAACCATGTCAGTCAGTGATCTCACAAAATAACTTCatatttcatttccaaaaatggattttaaatgatacgaaacatttatttttcagataatgtGACAGATATCCAGGAACGAATAAATATTCAACTAGATAATTGGACTGTGTTTTGTAGATCATACCATACAGGTCATATTATACCCATTTGAGTTAGTGAAAGAGCTGTTGATTTCAAGTATTACAgggtattttccccaaatacAAAACATCAGTAATTAAAGTTTCAAAacatctttgctttaaaaaaccaaatattAAAGAATGTTCTGATTTGTTCGTAGTTTAAGGAATTTCTTGGAACCTACAATAAACTTACAGAAACCTGCTTTTTGGATTGCGTTAAAGACTTCACAACAAGAGAAGTAAAACCTGAAGAGGTATGAAAAGTGTTGCCTACTAAGAATTCTCTAAACCTGtcataaacaatagaaatgggATGCCTCTAACCATTTCCCTTGTTCCTAGTTATTACAGGAATTTGGATTACTTAATATGTTCCATTGCTCAGAGGAACTGAAGCAGTCAGGGCCCCATGGCATTGAAGTTAATGATCACAAATTTAATATGACAGCTTGTCATATATACTGTAGCATGGCAGATTTTTTTAGTAAGATGCCTAGGGCTTGCTGAATTATTGTTCCGTAGCAAAGAAAGATTCTTACTAATTAGCTTTCAGTCAAGATGGCCTAGCTAGAGAAACCTGATATGGCTCTTCTATCTGACCCTGACAACTCACGTTAATTTTGGAAAAAGCAGAGCTTGAATATGGTGGCTCATATTGCATAGGTGGACTCTGAAAACTCAATCCTATGAGAAATCTTAACTTTTAATACCATCatcaaaacatttatatattggCTAAAAGTGACATAAACTTCCTCCAGTGTAAGATGTTGGTCAACATTCATGCCAAGAATATATAACTAGCAATCAACAAGTCCttgttaaataaatgacaaaGCTTGAAAAATGCTAAGTATAATATTCttcttgttaaaaagaaatgttgaaatttAAGAATGTGCGGAATGGAGTTTCtcattaaaaaggaacaaacttatTCCTGGGCCTATGTTTTAACAATCAGAATGAGGGATGGAAAAGTCAGGGATATACCATTGTTTTTAGTGCTTATAAACTGGTAGGCATTCAGTATATATTAATTCTTGTAAATGGATAAAACTACTAACAATTGAAAGCTATATGGACTTGCTACTCATTCATACCATTTAGTTCTCATctattcaaagaaaagaaaagcacccACTGGTTGTTCATTTAGAGTAcgtgcactttttaaaaattagtatttctgtGTTGCCTCTTGGatcctctctttttatttctagacCACCTGTTCCGAACATTgcttacagaaatatttaaaaatgacacaaagaataTCCATGAGATTTCAGGAATATCATATTCAGCAGAATGAAGCCCTGGCAGCCAAAGCAGGACTTCTTGGCCAACCACGATAGAGAAGTCCTAATGGATGGACTTTTGATGAAAGATTGCCAGCAGCTATTGTGATGGAAATGAGGATTCATCTGATAGAATCCCCTGAAAGCAGTATCCACCATATTAAACTGTCCTAACTTTGGCAAATGGAAACAACTGGAGAAACAAAATTGCTATTTACCGAGAATAATCAAAATAGGAGGTCTTATtgttgaatgaaaataataagatGGAACATTTGTTGAGGCCTTAAGATTCAGCAGCTTGGtaatttcattagaaaaataaaccattgtTTCTTCAATTGTGACtgttaattttaaagcaaaatatgtgTTCAATCATGTATGAGATAGAACTTTTTAttactaaaagtaaaataaatggaaatatcacTGAGCAGTtgtttatactatatatatagtaccATAGTATTCTGACTGGACTGTGGATACGTTGAAATGTTTTTCAATCACGATCATCCTCCAGGTATTCCTGTTCATTCATGTCTGCCTCAAATTGCtggtaaatacataaaatagttactTTCTAATCATTTCAACGCACGATCGTTTCTTGCCTCCCTTCTTGTGTCAGGGTGGCCTTTATACATTCGTATCCTAGCCATATTTTTCATATGTCTACAGGAAACATCCCATCTGAGACTACCTTGTGAATGTGTAAGAGTTGACTAGTATGCTCTAGTGGAgactgtgttttgtgttttgttcaaaAGCTGAGTCCAACATGAATGATTCTCAGTCCAACATTATACGGTGTATTCTCATCCA harbors:
- the TIMM9 gene encoding mitochondrial import inner membrane translocase subunit Tim9, translating into MAAQIPESDQIKQFKEFLGTYNKLTETCFLDCVKDFTTREVKPEETTCSEHCLQKYLKMTQRISMRFQEYHIQQNEALAAKAGLLGQPR